A part of Anolis sagrei isolate rAnoSag1 chromosome 3, rAnoSag1.mat, whole genome shotgun sequence genomic DNA contains:
- the P2RY12 gene encoding P2Y purinoceptor 12 — MDPGYSPSGNSSNCSTDKSMNQVLFPLLYTFIFVVGIIMNGLAMGVFFQIANKSNFIIFLKNTVIADILMILTFPFKILSDAKLVSWELRGFVCKVTQVIFYFTMYISIIFLGLITIDRYLKTARPFKPVSSDNTLVSKILSALIWIFMFCLSLPNMILTDKKPTQENVKKCADLKSDFGLVWHELVNYVCQFIFWANFAIIVVCYTLITQELYKSYKRTRSKGSTNKKTVNVKVFIIIGVFFICFVPFHFARIPYTLSQTRDVFKCSTQNTLFYIKESTLWLTSLNACLDPFIYFALCRSFRRSLLNLFHKYVTKKRREHNTETTDEQTPL, encoded by the coding sequence ATGGACCCTGGGTACAGTCCTTCTGGAAACAGCAGCAACTGCAGCACTGATAAAAGCATGAATCAAGTTCTCTTTCCCTTGTTGTAcacatttatttttgttgtggGAATAATTATGAATGGATTAGCCATGGGAGTCTTTTTCCAGATTGCCAACAAATCTAATTTTATCATCTTTCTCAAGAACACGGTGATTGCTGACATCCTCATGATCCTAACTTTTCCATTCAAAATTCTCAGTGATGCAAAGCTGGTGTCCTGGGAATTGAGAGGGTTTGTCTGCAAAGTGACTCAAGTCATATTTTACTTCACCATGTACATCAGCATTATCTTCTTGGGCCTCATAACCATTGATCGCTATTTGAAAACTGCCAGACCCTTCAAACCAGTCAGCTCTGACAATACATTGGTATCCAAAATCCTATCTGCCCTTATCTGGATATTCATGTTTTGTCTGTCTCTTCCTAACATGATTTTGACAGACAAGAAGCCGACACAGGAAAATGTGAAGAAATGTGCAGACCTGAAATCTGATTTTGGTTTAGTATGGCATGAACTTGTTAATTATGTTTGCCAGTTTATTTTCTGGGCTAACTTTGCCATTATAGTTGTGTGCTACACACTCATAACACAGGAGCTGTACAAATCCTACAAAAGAACAAGAAGCAAAGGAAGCACGAACAAAAAGACTGTAAACGTGAAAGTATTCATAATTATTGGTGTGTTCTTCATTTGCTTTGTGCCTTTCCATTTTGCCAGGATTCCTTACACCTTGAGCCAAACAAGAGATGTTTTCAAATGTTCAACCCAGAACACGTTGTTTTATATAAAGGAGAGCACTTTATGGCTGACATCCCTAAATGCATGTTTAGATCCATTCATATATTTTGCCCTGTGCAGATCCTTCAGAAGATCTCTCCTAAATCTATTTCATAAATATGTAACCAAAAAAAGGAGAGAGCACAATACGGAAACAACTGATGAGCAGACACCACTGTAG